TTATCGTCGCCCAGACCCCGGTGCAACACCTCCATGATGGAGAGACAGGTATCCAGGCCAATAAAGTCGGCCAGGGTGAGGGGGCCCATGGGGTGGTTCATGCCCAGCTTCATAACCTGGTCTATGGCCTCGGGGGTGGCGACGCCTTCCATCACGCACTGCACCGCCTCGTTGAGCATGGGCAAAAGAATCCGGTTAGAGACAAAACCGGGGTAGTCGTTGACCTCGACCGGGGTCTTGCCCATCCGACGGGCCGCCTCGAGCACGGCCTGGGTGGTGGCATCGTCGGTCAGATGCCCCCGGATCACCTCGACCAGTTCCATCAGGGGAACCGGGTTCATGAAGTGCATCCCGATGAAGCGCTCGGGCCGGCGGGTGGCTGAGGCCAGCCGGGTGATGGGAATCGAGGAGGTGTTGGAGGCCAGGATGGCCCCGGGCTTCGCTGTCTGGTCGAGTTCACGGAACAGGCCCAGCTTGGTGGGCTCGTCTTCCACAATGGCCTCAACAATCAGATCGCAGTCGCTCAGGTCGGCCAGGTGAACGGTGGTGGTCAGCCGCCCCAGGGCGGCGTCGTGGGCGCTCTGATCGAGCTTACCCTTTTCCAGCAGCTTGCCCAGCGAACGCCGGATGGTGTTCAGGCCGCGCTCGAGGAAGGCGGCCTCGAGGTCGCGCAGCACCACGTCGTAGCCCGCCTGAGCCGCCACCTGGGCAATGCCGGCCCCCATCTGCCCTGCACCAATCACGCCAATCTTGCGAATTTCCATGGCTTCATCCTATCGCGCTTTGAGGCCGCTGTGGATGCTTGAAGGGGCCTCGGGCCATCTGTAAAGCCGTTCCCCTAACCCTCCGCCCGCGTCACCGAGTCCGCGTCACCTTGAACAGGTTGCGCGGGGCATCAGGGTCGAAGCCCCTGGCTACCGAGAGCTCGGCGGCAAAAGGGTAGAAGGCCTGGGCCAGCAGGATGGCGTCTAGCACCGGGTGGAGCTTGGCGGGCAGCGGCAAAGGGGTGTGGGCCAGCTCCAGGGCCTCGGCCTCGGAGGAGGCCACCAGCAGATGCCCCCCTTTGCCCCGCAGGTTTTCCAGCAAGCTCACCAGACCGGGCAGCGGCTTGTCCTTTGGCGCCAGCACCAGCAGGGGAAAGTCGGGCTCCACCAGGGCCACCGGGCCGTGGAGCAGCTCTGCCCCGGACATGGCCTCGGCATGAAAGGCGCTGGTCTCTTTGAGCTTGAGAGCCAGTTCGTGGGCCACCGCAAACCCGTAGCCACGCCCCACCACCAGGCCGTTATCCGCCCCCACCAGGGCCTCCAAGCCCGCCTGCCAGTTGGCATGAACCGCCTTGTATAGAGCCTCGGGCAGCATGGCCAGGGCCTCCTTAAGAGGCTTGTCTTCGGCCCAGGCCGCCACCAGCTGGGCCAGCGAGGCCAGGGTGGCCAGGTAGCTTTTGGTAGCCGCCACAGCCTCTTCGGCCCCGGCCCACAAGGGCAGCACCACCTCGGCGGTCTGGGCCAGGGGCGAGCGATCCTGGTTGACCAGGGCCAGGGTGAGGGCCCCGTCGCGGCGGGCCTGGCGGGTCACCTCGATCAGATCGGGGCTCTGACCCGACTGCGAAATTGCGATGACCAGGGCCCGGTGCAGGGCCAGGTGCTGCCCATAAACGGTGTGTATCGAGGGAATGGCCGAGGAGCAGACCAGCCCCAGAAGGCTCTCGATCAGGTACTTGCCATACAGTGCGGCATGATCGGAGCTACCGCGGGCCACCGTGAGCACAAAAGGGGGGGTGTGGCGACGCAAAAAAGTACCCAGCAGCTCCATCTCGCTCTTGTTTTCGCGCAGGGCTTGCTCCACCACCTGAGGGGCCTGGTGGGCTTCTTTGAACATTTTGGTCTCGGCTGCTTTCATGCGGGCACCCTCACCTTTTGGCCTCCAATATAGACTTCCTCGAGCGTGAAATCCTCTCCCAGCACCACCAGATCGGCGGGCAACCCCACTTCCAGGCCGCTCTCCAGGCCGATGTACAACGCAGCGTGCCCCGAGGTCATCTGAAGAATGTCGTGCAAGGCATAGCCCCAGCGGCTCAGGTTCCGGGCGGCCTGGTTCATCGTGAGGGCGCTCCCGGCCAGGGTACCATCGGCCAGGAAGACCCCCTCGCCCTTTTTGTAGACCCGGTGCCGCCCCAGACGATACTCCCCCTCGGGCATCCCGGCTGCCGCGACTGCATCGGTCACCGCGTAGGTGTGGGGAATGGTCTTCCAGGCAACCCGAACCGCCGCCGGGTGGACGTGCAGCCTATCGGGAATGACCTCGGCCCATTCGGCCCGCTCGAGGCCCAGCCCCACCACCCCCGGCTCGCGGTGGAGCAGGGGGGTCATGGCGTTGTAGAAGTGGGTAAAGCCCTGTGCTCCGGCCTCGAAGCCCGCCAGCGACTGGGCATAGGTGGCTTCCGTATGGCCCTGCTGCACCCGCACCCCCTGTGTTTGGAGGAAAGCGATCAGCTCGAGCGCCCCCGGCAGTTCGGGGGCCAGGGTGACCACCCGGATGGGGGCCAGGGTGAGCAGGTGGCGCATGGTTTCCAGGCTTGGCAGCAACGTGTAGGGCGGCTGGGCGCCCAGTTTTTGTGGGCTGATGAAGGGGCCTTCCAGGTGCACCCCCAGCACCCGTGCCTCGCCGGGGCCGGGGTTCGCCACCACTGCGGCAATGCCGCGCAGGGCGGTCTCGAGGTCGGGCAGTGGGGCCGTGACGGTGGTGGCCAGCAGGGCCGTGGTGCCGTGCCGGGCGTGAAAGCGGGCCATCTGCCGCACCGCCGCTTCGCCTTCCATGCAGTCTGCACCACCACCCCCATGCACGTGCAGATCCACAAACCCCGGCAGAATATAGCGCCTGGGCGCGCCTTCGAGGGAGGCCAGCGGGGTGATGGCTTGAATGCGCGCATCGAACTCGAGCCGGCCCATACAGGTCAGGTGGGGGGTTACCAGGATACCGTTCAGTTGTGTCATCTCAGGGCTCCAGTTTCAGGCTGATGACCTGGTAGAAGGCGCTCGAGGGTCTGCATCAGGCCTCCTCCCGCACCAGGCGCAGAGGAAACACCCCGGTAAATAAGCGCGGCCAGGCCAGCCGGGGCCGCCCCCAGTCAAGCCTGACCCCCGGCAGGCTGGGGGCGAAAAACTGCTGCCAGAGGCCGTGGACCAGCGGGGTGAGGCGAGTGTCAATGGCGCGCTCGGCCCCCCACTGGAGGTCGCCCAGGTCGAAGGGGTTGGGCGATTTACCCAGCTCTTCGCTCAGGAGCGCCTCCACCTCCGGGCGCACCCGGCTCTGATACAGCCAGTCGTCAACCAGGCGAGCAAAATTGGCCTCGGCCAGCGAGACCGGGTCGTCGCCAAAGAGGGCGCACACCCCCGCTGCAATGGCACTGCCCAGGCTATTGCCGGCCGTGTTCCAGCCCGCAAAGCCCCCCAGCCCCGGCAGATTAACCGACTGAAGCAGTAGCTGCACAAAGCGGTTTTCGGCGCCGTTGGCATAGGCCACGTCGGCCACCGTGACCATCCGGCCGGCGGCCTGATCCCCTACCAGCCGGTCTATCAGCTCGGGCAGGTAGCGCTCTGCGGTGTCCACCGTCTCGTAGTCGGGCTGGCGCTGGGCTTGTCGGGTAGCAGGGGCGTTTACGGCTAGAATCAGATCGGCCTCCTCGGTGCTCTGCACGGCCACGCACCCGGCGGCCCGCAGGTGGGCCTTGACCAGTTCGCCCAGGGGGCGGTCTTCATAAAGCATCTCGGCCTGGGGGGCCCGCACCGAGGGGTAGCGCACCAGCACCTTGGTCTTGCGCCCAGCATGGTTGAGCAGGGCCCTAGCCAGCAGAGTGCAGGCGGCCTCGTCGGCCCCAGGGTAGATATCGGCCTCGCCCCACAGGCCCAGTTCGTCCAGGCGGGCCTCGAGCCGACGGCGCTCCCGGGCCGCCAGACCGTAGGGGGTGGTATCGTCCAGGGTCAGGGCCAGGTACTCCAGCACCCCCTCGTTGAGCAGGTCTATGGCCGAGAGGTGCAGGGCGTGGTTGCGCTCACGGGTGGCCAGCCAGTCCTGCAAAACCTCCTTGGGCAGGTGCAGCCGGGCCCGATCCAGCTCCATCAGGGCATCGCCCGGTTCCTGTCCGGCGGCCTTTTTTCGCTCGAGGCGATCCGTCCACTCCGAGTACTTGCGTAAGAGGGGGCCCCACTCGCGGTAGTAGGGTTTTTCCTCCAGTGGGTCGTTGTGGTGGGCTACCCGCACAATCACCCCGTGGGCCAGAATGCGCAGGTAAGGGCTTCGTTGCTTGATCTCGCGCAGCACCTGAAGCCTCGGCAACACCTCTTCCAGGGGATCCGAAACCCGCCGGGCCGGAATCATGCCGCCCAGGGTGAGGGCCTCCAGGTTCACGATGGCGGCATCGGCGGCGGGGGCCTCCCGCCGCAGCCACTCCGCCAGGGCCGCGGTGTTCCCCGGCTGGTTCATCTTGTTCAGGATTTCCAGGGGGGGTGAGCGCATTTCCAGCCCGGCCACCCGCGCCAGTTGGTGGGGCAGCTCGAGGGTCACGGGTCTGGTATCGGCAGGCAGCAACAAAACACGCTTCATAGGTCGGACGCCACTCTACAACCCAATCTACTCGAACGAACCTGCAAAAGGGCAGTTGCCTAATCCCGGATTCTGAACAGTTAGGCGAAAAGGTATCTCCCCTCGACCCTGCTAGCCTGTCGCTGTACGGTGACGCACTAAACGAATCTGGTATCTTTTGGCAAAAGCTTCTGGACATTACAACCCTACTGTGAATGCTTATGGAAAGCCTGTATCTTGCCACCAGTCTGATGATGGTTGACCTGCCCGGCCCCACCTTAGGTGCCGCTACCTGCGCCCACCTCGAGCGCTACCGCTTTGGGGGGGTGTGCTTGTTTCGCAAAAACATCCAGACCCCCAGGCAGGTGCGCAAACTGGTGGCCGACATTCGCCAAGTGCTGGGGCCCGAGGCCTGGATCGCCATTGACCAGGAGGGCGGGGCCGTGCAGCGGGTGCTGGAGCTTGTCCAGGCACCTGCCCCGATGGCCCTGGGCGCCATCGGGGATGCCAAGACCGCCGAAGCCGTGGGGGCTGCGGTGGGCCGCACGCTCATCTCGCTGGGCATCAACTGGAACTTTGCCCCCTCGGTGGACGTGAACACCAACCCCAAGAACCCGGTAATTGGCGACCGCAGCTTCGGCTCCGACCCCAAAAAGGTCGCCCGGCTGGCGCTGGCCTGGGTTAGGGGCCTCGAGAGCGCCGGGGTGATGGCCACGGTCAAACATTTTCCCGGACACGGAGACACCGCGCTGGACTCCCATCTGGATCTGCCGGTGGTCAACAAGAGCCTGGAAGAGCTCGAGCGCACCGAACTCTATCCCTTTCGCAAGGCTGTAGAAGCCCATATCAGCGCCATCATGAGCGCTCACATTCGCTTCCCCGCCCTGGACAAGCAGTATCCCGCCACGCTCTCGGAAAAAATCCTGACCCGCTTCCTCCGCCAAAAACTGGGCTTCCAGGGCATCATCGTCACCGACGCGCTGGACATGAAAGCCATCACCCAGCACTACACGGTGGGCGAGGCGGCGGTCAAAAGCCTTCAGGCCGGAGCCGATATGATTCTGTCGCTGGGCCAGTCCGGGGTGCAGATCGCCCAGGCCACCGCCATCCAGCAAGCCCTGGAAGACGGCTCGCTTAGCGAAGCGCAGGCCAAGCTAAGCCAACTCCGCTTGCTGGAGGCTGCCCAAAGGTTTCCAGGCCTGGTGCAACCTTATGCTCCAGCTCAACAAAAACGCGACCAGGCCCTGATGGAACGGGTGGCCCTACAAAGCATTACCCCTTATCGTCAGCCCCTGCGTCCCAAGCGTTCAGACCGAATTTTAGTCGTCTCGGCAGGCAGCGCCTTTGAAGCAGGCCCCTATGGGGAAACCATCGCGGTCAAGGATCTGTCCCGTCTGCTCAAAACGCGCTTTAGTAAGGTCGGTCAGTTTGTGTACGACCCCAAAAAAGCCGATGAGTTCATAAGTGGCTTGGAAAAGGCTGCCAGCAAAGCCGACTATCTGCTGGTGGTCTCGGTTGGTCGGGGCAGCCTGAGCCCTCAGGAAATTGGGCTCCTCAAGCATGCCTTCAGCCTGGGCAGACGGGCCGTCCACATCGCCTTATGGAACCCTTACCACATCCTGAGCCTGCGTAAACCGGCCTTCGTGACCTACGGCTTCCGGGCTCCTACCCTAAAGGCCCTGGTCAAGGTGCTGGGCGGGGCACAGGCCAGGGGTCGGCTGCCGTTCAAACTGCGCTAGGTTGCCCCAAGTCGAGGGTTCAGGGTCAAGGGCCATAGGTTGTCGAAGCTGGGCCAGGTTTAAGCCGGTTGAACGGGTCATCTTCAGTACACCTGTCTGCCAGGGGTACAAAGCCCAAAGCTCAGTGCCCTGATGTATCAAAGCTGCTCCAGAACCACCCGGGCACTGGCGATTGGCTTTATTTGAGCATTCGGCCCTCCGCTTTCGGCTATCGGCGGTCCGCTATAAGCTATACCCATGAAAGCCGTTCGTGTTCACCAGCCTGGCGGCCCCGAGGCCATGCAGTTAGAGGACATTCCCACCCCTACCCCTGGCGAAGGCCAGGCCCTGGTGCGGCTCCTGGCCATTGGGGTCAACTTTATTGACACCTACAAGCGCTCGGGCCTGTATGCCGTCCCGACACCTTTCACCGTAGGGGAAGAAGGAGCCGGGGTGGTGGAAGCGGTGGGGCCGGGTGTGGAAGGCATCCGGCCCGGCGAGGTGGTGGTCTATTCAAATGTTCAGGGCAGTTATGCCGAGTATGCCGTGGTGCCTGCAGATAAGCTGGTCAAGGTGCCCACGGGCCTGAACCCCAAAATTGCCGTGGCCGGGATGCTCCAGGGCATGACCGCCCACTACCTGACCCACAGCACCTATCCCCTCAAAGCGGGCGAAACCTGCCTAATCCACGCAGGTGCGGGCGGGGTGGGGTTGCTCCTGATCCAGATGGCCAAGATGATCGGAGCCACGGTGATCACCACCGCCTCCACTGAAGAAAAACGCGCTTTGGCGAAAGAAGCCGGTGCCGACTATGCCCTGCCCTACGAGGGCTTCGACCAGAAGGCCCGCGAAATCACCGGCGGGAAGGGCGTGGATGTGGTTTACGATGGGGTAGGACAGTCTACCTGGGATGGTAGCCTGAACAGCCTGCGGATTCGGGGCATGTTGGCCCTGTACGGCCAGAGCAGTGGGCCGGTTCCACCCTTCAACCCGCAAATTCTCAACCAGAAGGGCGGCCTGTTCCTCACCCGGCCTTCCCTCTGGCACTACACCCAAACCCGCGAAGAGCTTTTGTGGCGGGCCGGTGACGTGATGCGGTGGGCCCTCGAGGGCAAACTCAACATTCGTATCGGCGCCGAGTTTCCCTTAGCCCAGGCTGCCCAGGCTCACATCGCCCTTCAGGGTCGCGAAACCACCGGCAAAGTTCTGCTAATTCCCTAGCCACCCGGTGTCCCTCGCAGGGAGGGCAGCCAGCTACTCAGGGCCGGGAAGGCAATGGTAATGATTAGCACCAGAATCTGTACCGTAATGAAGGGAATCACCCCACGGTACATGTCGGTGGTCTTGACTTCTGGCGGAGCCACCCCACGCAGGTAAAACAGCGCAAAGCCAAAGGGCGGCGTGAGGAAGCTGGTCTGGAGGTTCATGGCCAGGATGATGCCAAACCATAAGAGCTTCCCCTGTACAAAAGCTTCCGTAGAAAGGTCATAGTTACCGGCCATCTGCATGGCCTCGGCCTGGGCTCGCCAGATAGCCTCCGCCGCCGGAAGCACCAGCGGCACAATAATGAAGGCAATCTCGAAAAAATCTATAAAGAAACCGAGCACAAAAACCAGCACCATCACAAAGATGATGAAGCCCAGTTCCCCTCCCGGTAATGCCACCAGGATGTCCTTGACCAGCTTGTCGCCCTCGAGGCCCCGGAAAATCAGGCTGAAGGCGGTAGCCCCGATCAGAATGAAAATTACCATGCTGGTGAAACGGGCGGTTTCCACCACCGCATCGCGGAAAACCTTCCAGTTCAGACGGCGGTAGAAGGCCGCCATAATCAGCGCTGCTACCGAACCCACCGCGCCAGCCTCGGTAGGGGTCGCAATGCCAAAAAAGATGCTCCCCAACACAAACAAAATCAGCAAGACCGGCGGCACCAGCGCCACAATGGCCCTTCGCCCCAGCTCCCACCCCTTGTAGGGCCTAGCTTCCAGTGGTAGCGCGGGAGCCATCTTAGGTCTAACCAGGGCCACCAGGGCCACCAGCAACACCAAAGCGCCGGAGAGCATCAGACCGGGGATTAAGGCCCCCAAAAACAGATCCCCCACGCTCACGCCCAGTTGGTCGCCCAGTACCACCAGCACAATGCTGGGCGGGATAATCTGACCCAGCGTCCCGGAGGCTGCAATTACCCCGGTTGCTAAGGGCTTGCTGTAGCCATACTTGAGCATCACCGGCAGGGAAATCAGGCCCATGGCCACCACCGTGGCGGCTACCACCCCGGTGGTGGCGGCCAAAAGGGTGCCCACCAGCACCACCGCAATGGCTACACCCCCCCGCACCGGGCCGAAAAGCTGCCCCACCGTGTCCAGGAGCTGCTCGGCCAGTTTGGATTTTTCCAGTATCAGCCCTAGAAAGATGAAGTAGGGGATGGCCAGCAGGGTGTAGTTGGACATGATGCCGAAGATGCGCTGGGGCAGGCTGCCCACAAAGCGCAGGTCAAATTCCCCAATGGCAATGCCAACCGCCCCAAAGATGAGGGCCACGCCCCCCAGAGCAAAAGCCACGGGGTAGCCGGTAAAGATGAGAACCAGGGCCCCCAGGAACATAGCCCCGCCCAAAAGCTCAACGCCGCCACCTTGCAAAACCATCTAGGCAACCTCCCCTTTGGCCTCGTGGGGGAGGCGGGGCAGTGCCCCCCGCAGAAAAGCCAGGTTCTTGATGAATTCCGACACCCCCTGCAGTGCAAGCAAGATAAAAGCAGGCAACAGCATGAGCTTCAGGGGCCAACGCGGCAGACCCCCCGCGTCGGAAGAAACCTCTCGCACTTGCACAGAAAAAGTCACCAGGGGCAAGGAGACGTAAAACAGAATCAAGGCGAAAGGCACCAGAAAAAGGATTGAGCCCAGCATGTTGACCCAGGCCTGCCCCCGCTCACTCAAACGGGCATAAACCACATCTACCCGAATGTGCCCATCGTGCTTAAGCACGTACCCTACCATCAACAAAAAGATGAGGGAGAAAATGTACCATTGCAGCTCAAAATAAGTGTTGGAGGCCAGGCGTGTACCCACTGCTTTATCGAGGCTCCGCCCAATGGCGTTGTAGGCGCCCACCGCCACCATGGGTACCACCAGCCACAGCACCACACGTCCTACCCATTCGTTGATGGTGTCTATTAGCTTGGATATTGCCAGCAGAAACTGCACTTAAGCACCCCCTCGAGGTAAACCGAACGGTTCAAAGGCATGGTTTTCACTCCCAAAAAATGACTCGGATTATCCTAACCACCCCACCCCCCAGCGTCAATGACCCAGCCCCAAAACAAAAGGCTCCCGCCTGTCAGCGGGAGCCCAAAGAGGTATGCTCAGCCAGCTATGGGCTAGCGCAGGGTACGCACAAAGTCGTCGTAGCGGAACTCGTTGGTGGCAAACCAGCGGCGGGACTCGTCGCGGAACTTTTTCCAGCCCTCGTAAATTCCCCGGTAGGTAGCGTCTTTGGCGGCAATTTCCTCAAACAGAGCGGTGGCCTCCTTGTTGGCCGCCTGAAGCACGCTGGTAGGATAGGGCCGAAGCTGGGTGCCTGCACGTTGTAAACGGGCCAGCGCAGGAGCGTTCTTGGCATCATATTCAGCCATGGTCTGTTCGTTGGCTTCACGGCTCGCGCTGATAATGGCCTCCTGGTAGGCTTTGGGTAGACTGCGCCAGCGCTCGAGGTTCACAATGGTCGAAACCGTGGATCCCGGCTCCCACCAGCCGGGGTAGTAGTAGAAGCGGGCAGCCTTGTTCAGGCCCAGCTTTTCGTCGTCGTAGGGGCCCACCCATTCCGCCCCGTCAATGGCGCCGCGGTCGAGGGCCAGGAAAATCTCGCCGCCGGGAAGGGTCTGCACGGTAGCCCCCAGGCGGGTCATAACCTGTCCACCCAGGCCCGGAATCCGGAAGCGCAGACCCTTCAGATCCTCAGGGCCGCGAATTTCCTTGCGGAACCAACCACCCATCTGCACACCCGTGTTGCCTGCCGGGAAGGTAATGGCGTTGAAATCGGCAATGACCCGCTGCATAGCCTGAAGGCCTCCCCCAAAGTAGAGCCAGGCATTTTGCTGGCGGGGGTTCAGACCGAACGGTACACCCGTATCGAAGGCCAGGGAAGGACTCTTACCAATGTAATAGTAGTTGGCGGTGTGGCCCATTTCCACATTACCGGCCTGAACCACATCCAGCACCTGCAAACCTGGAGCCAGCTCACCTGCCGGGAAGACCTGAATCTCGAACCGCCCCTCGGTCAGCTCCCCCACCCGCTTGGCCACGGTCTCGGCTGCGCCGAACAGGGTATCCAGTGCACGGGGCCAGCTGGTGGCCATGCGCCAGCGAATGCGCTGGGTAGTCTGGGCGTAAACCGGGCCGAAAACGGTGCTGGCGGCTACAGCGCCAATCCCCGCCTTCTTCAAGAAGTCACGTCGCTTCATTTGCTTCCTCCTGAAATAACTACAGTTGTTTATTGCACTAAGGGTGCGACGTGATTATATGTCAGGCTCTATAAAGCGGCAACATTAATGGAAAACACATTTGTGAGTGAAGCAAAGCGTGCTTAGCGGCAACCTTCCCCATGGCGCCGAAAATCAGCATCCAAAGGAATTTTTCGACGAGATTGGCACAAATGGTGTAGATATCACACTCGAGGGTGTAAATCGCTAAACTCGGTTGGTTTGTTATCGAATGTAGAAAAACGTTTCGGCCACGTCACGCACCCTCGAGCCGCTGCGCTGAATGTAGATGGAGGTCTGTTGATCCCAGCCTTCCGAGGTGTAGGTACCCCGGAAGACAAAACCGGAGGGGTGGGGGGTATCGGTATAGATGGCCCGAACCCGCTGGATGCCCAAAGGCGGGCGCAGTTCGTAACGGAACCCTGGGGGGCCGGAGAGTAGATGGGTGCCGGGGTTGAGGAAAACCCGGTCAAACTCGTAGGCCACCCCGTCGGGGTCAATGCCCACCAGGGTCACGTAGCCTGCACGGGTCAGGCTGACCACAAAGCGCACGCTCTCTCCCACAAGGTAACTGGACCCTCGCCCCCGGTCTGGCTCGAAGCGGGTGATGATGGGGCTCAGATCAAACCCAAAGCGTAGACCCACCGTAACGCCGGAGCGACCTGCGGGAAAGCAACTCGAGAGCAATACCGCTAGTAAAGCAAGGGGAAGTATTTTTCGCATACGGTTCACCCAGCAAATTTTAGCGCACCGAGCATTACAAATATCCCAATCTCAAGAGAGTCTAAACAACCCCGCCTGGGCCACCGGGGCAAAGGTACGGCGGTGCTCCTCACAGGGCCCCAGGCACTCAAGGGCATCGAGGTGCTGTGCCGTCCCGTAACCCTTGTGCTGGGCGAAGCCATAGCCTGGGTAGCGGCGCTCGAGGGCTTGCATGTACCGGTCCCGCGCCACTTTCGCCAGGATGCTGGCTGCCGCTACGGTGGGGCTATTCTGGTCGGCTTTGGGCGGGCAGCGAAAGGAGGTTTGGGGGCGGGGCGTTTCGGGGAGGGTTTTGGAAAGGTATCTCCGCCACTCCGCCTCCAAGCGCAGATAGTCGGTCAGGAGCGCCTCGGGCGTTACAGAAAGCTGCTCCAGGGCCCGCGAGGCAGCCAGGTGGGTGGCTTTGAGAATGCCCAGTCGGTCTATTTCTGCTGCCCCGGCCCAGCCCACCCCCCAGGCCAGGGCCACTGCCTGAATCTGGGGTTCCAACGCCTCGCGCACCGGAGCGCTGAGGGTTTTGGAATCGTGGAAGGGGTAGGCCGCCCGGCCCCTCAGCGGAGGCAAAATCACCGCTGCGGCCACCACCGGCCCGGCCAGCGCCCCCCGCCCGGCTTCATCAATGCCGGCCACCCGCAGCCCCATTGCCCACCAGTCTGCTTCCAGTGCTGGCTTCACCGGCTAGAGCTTACCAGATTGACGAAAAGCGCCCCAAGCCCGATTCTTGGATTTGAGATGGAGCACTCACCCGATGTATTGATTGTGGGCGCGGGTCTGGCCGGGTTAGCCGCCGGGCGGGATCTGGCTCGAGCCGGACTGAGCGTGCATATGCTGGACAAGTCCCGAGGGGTTTCGGGGCGAGCCGCGACCCGCTGGCTAGAGCTAGACGGCAGAATTGTGCGGGTAGACCACGGCGCGCAGTATTTCACCGCCAAAAACGACCCGCTGCGCATCCTGATTCCTGATCTGGTCAAGCATGGCATCGTGCGCGAGTGGGCCCAGGGTTTTCCCATCTTAAGACATAACGGTATCAAGTCGCGCACTGCCGGGCACCCCCGTTATGTCTGCCCGGACGGCATGAGCACCCTGGGCAAGGTTTTTTTGCAAGGGCTGGAGTCGCAAGACACACCATTGCCCCTGGAAACCAAATCCCTGGTGACGGGTCTGCATAAAAGTAACGAAGCCGGTTGGAAGGTATGGCTCGAGGATGGGCAGGTTCGCTCAGGCCGCACACTGGTACTCAACATGCCGGCCCCGCAAGCCCTCGAGCTGGCCGACAAATGGCTCAAACCGGAAGTACGAATAGCCTTGCAGGCCGTGCGCTATGCCCCCTGCTGGGCGGCTATTCTGGTGCTCGAGCGTCTGCCCTACCTGGACTGGGTGGGGCTAGAAATCGAGCACCCGGTGCTGGCCTGGGCGGCCCTCGACCACACCAAGCGGGCCGTACCAGACCCCCCGGTACTGGTGCTTCATGCCTCGGCAGAGTGGAGCCAGAAACACCTGGAGCTCTCCCCTACCGAGGCGCTGAGCCAGATCATCGAGGCGGCCCGGGAACTCTTTGGCGACTGGGTAGGACAGTGCCGCACCGCCATGGCCCATCGCTGGCGCTATGCCCTGCCCACCCAGACCCATCCCTGGCCCTTTCTGGCCCAGGACAACCTGGTTTTTTGCGGAGACTGGTGTGGCGGCCCGCGAATTGAAGGGGCCCTCGAGAGCGGCTGGGCTGCTGCCGAATACCTGATTGAATACCTCAAACCCTAGCCTATGGTCTATGGTCTATAGCCGATGGCCAGACCAGCCCCTCGGTTTCGAAATGTAGACTCTATGGTGGTAATCTGTAGCCCCGGATACGCTATTTCCTGCCATTTCTACGATGCTATAGCGGTATTTCTGCCGGGGGTAGCTCTGGCGCCCAATAAACTCAAAAGTGCGCTTGGTGATGATAGATTGTTCTAAATCTTGGCTATGCCGCCCCGTCGCAAACCCGATCCCTACGCCACCATAGAGGTTGCCGATCCCCTCGAGGGTTTGCGCATTCGCCTTACCCTCTGGCTGCTCCCCCTGGGAGCTGTTGCTGCCCTGGCGGCCTGGGGTTTGTCGGTGGTGGCAGGACAGCTATCGCTTCCCGACCGGCTACTGCTACCGCCCATGGCACTGGGGTTTTTGGTTCTGGAGCTCTACTTGTGGCGCAACCCCCACGGTATTCGGCTGGTCTGGCAGATTGCGCTGGGCCTGATCGCGGTGTATGAAATTTTCAGCCTTTACTACGAGGCCGCTTACAAGCTACACCAGCGCGATGGCAT
This DNA window, taken from Meiothermus sp. CFH 77666, encodes the following:
- a CDS encoding ribonuclease HII, with protein sequence MKPALEADWWAMGLRVAGIDEAGRGALAGPVVAAAVILPPLRGRAAYPFHDSKTLSAPVREALEPQIQAVALAWGVGWAGAAEIDRLGILKATHLAASRALEQLSVTPEALLTDYLRLEAEWRRYLSKTLPETPRPQTSFRCPPKADQNSPTVAAASILAKVARDRYMQALERRYPGYGFAQHKGYGTAQHLDALECLGPCEEHRRTFAPVAQAGLFRLS
- a CDS encoding quinone oxidoreductase, translated to MKAVRVHQPGGPEAMQLEDIPTPTPGEGQALVRLLAIGVNFIDTYKRSGLYAVPTPFTVGEEGAGVVEAVGPGVEGIRPGEVVVYSNVQGSYAEYAVVPADKLVKVPTGLNPKIAVAGMLQGMTAHYLTHSTYPLKAGETCLIHAGAGGVGLLLIQMAKMIGATVITTASTEEKRALAKEAGADYALPYEGFDQKAREITGGKGVDVVYDGVGQSTWDGSLNSLRIRGMLALYGQSSGPVPPFNPQILNQKGGLFLTRPSLWHYTQTREELLWRAGDVMRWALEGKLNIRIGAEFPLAQAAQAHIALQGRETTGKVLLIP
- a CDS encoding TRAP transporter large permease subunit, with amino-acid sequence MVLQGGGVELLGGAMFLGALVLIFTGYPVAFALGGVALIFGAVGIAIGEFDLRFVGSLPQRIFGIMSNYTLLAIPYFIFLGLILEKSKLAEQLLDTVGQLFGPVRGGVAIAVVLVGTLLAATTGVVAATVVAMGLISLPVMLKYGYSKPLATGVIAASGTLGQIIPPSIVLVVLGDQLGVSVGDLFLGALIPGLMLSGALVLLVALVALVRPKMAPALPLEARPYKGWELGRRAIVALVPPVLLILFVLGSIFFGIATPTEAGAVGSVAALIMAAFYRRLNWKVFRDAVVETARFTSMVIFILIGATAFSLIFRGLEGDKLVKDILVALPGGELGFIIFVMVLVFVLGFFIDFFEIAFIIVPLVLPAAEAIWRAQAEAMQMAGNYDLSTEAFVQGKLLWFGIILAMNLQTSFLTPPFGFALFYLRGVAPPEVKTTDMYRGVIPFITVQILVLIITIAFPALSSWLPSLRGTPGG
- a CDS encoding DUF4384 domain-containing protein, with protein sequence MRKILPLALLAVLLSSCFPAGRSGVTVGLRFGFDLSPIITRFEPDRGRGSSYLVGESVRFVVSLTRAGYVTLVGIDPDGVAYEFDRVFLNPGTHLLSGPPGFRYELRPPLGIQRVRAIYTDTPHPSGFVFRGTYTSEGWDQQTSIYIQRSGSRVRDVAETFFYIR
- a CDS encoding TRAP transporter substrate-binding protein — translated: MKRRDFLKKAGIGAVAASTVFGPVYAQTTQRIRWRMATSWPRALDTLFGAAETVAKRVGELTEGRFEIQVFPAGELAPGLQVLDVVQAGNVEMGHTANYYYIGKSPSLAFDTGVPFGLNPRQQNAWLYFGGGLQAMQRVIADFNAITFPAGNTGVQMGGWFRKEIRGPEDLKGLRFRIPGLGGQVMTRLGATVQTLPGGEIFLALDRGAIDGAEWVGPYDDEKLGLNKAARFYYYPGWWEPGSTVSTIVNLERWRSLPKAYQEAIISASREANEQTMAEYDAKNAPALARLQRAGTQLRPYPTSVLQAANKEATALFEEIAAKDATYRGIYEGWKKFRDESRRWFATNEFRYDDFVRTLR
- a CDS encoding TRAP transporter small permease subunit → MQFLLAISKLIDTINEWVGRVVLWLVVPMVAVGAYNAIGRSLDKAVGTRLASNTYFELQWYIFSLIFLLMVGYVLKHDGHIRVDVVYARLSERGQAWVNMLGSILFLVPFALILFYVSLPLVTFSVQVREVSSDAGGLPRWPLKLMLLPAFILLALQGVSEFIKNLAFLRGALPRLPHEAKGEVA